In Rhizobium sp. ZPR4, a genomic segment contains:
- a CDS encoding outer membrane beta-barrel protein, which produces MSLSAKSILFAALAMTAATNASAADLTTYQAPDAGYDRPPAFQWSGAYFGAHGGIASPKFNPFASGKGLTGGVQAGYNFQVGPGIVGAELEGSYLGNNELRVPNGKVEERFRGAAKAKAGLTFDRTLVYGTAGLTMTKFEGGKGVSTSGGWKQGYLVGGGVEQGFGGGLSAKIEYNYVMTNDVSTTTSGGKSKTDLRDHVIKAGLNYRF; this is translated from the coding sequence ATGTCGCTTAGCGCAAAATCAATTCTGTTCGCGGCTCTGGCCATGACGGCCGCGACGAACGCCTCTGCAGCCGATCTCACCACCTATCAAGCCCCGGATGCCGGCTATGACAGGCCACCGGCCTTCCAGTGGAGCGGCGCCTATTTCGGTGCCCATGGCGGTATCGCCTCGCCGAAGTTCAACCCTTTCGCCAGCGGCAAGGGTCTGACCGGCGGCGTGCAAGCCGGCTACAATTTCCAGGTGGGGCCTGGCATCGTCGGCGCCGAACTGGAAGGCTCCTACCTCGGAAACAACGAGCTGCGCGTGCCGAACGGCAAGGTGGAAGAACGCTTCCGCGGCGCCGCCAAGGCCAAGGCCGGCCTGACCTTCGATCGGACGCTCGTCTACGGAACGGCCGGTCTGACGATGACGAAGTTCGAAGGCGGCAAGGGCGTTTCCACCTCGGGCGGCTGGAAGCAGGGCTACCTTGTCGGCGGCGGCGTCGAACAGGGCTTCGGCGGCGGCCTGTCGGCCAAGATCGAATACAACTACGTCATGACCAATGACGTCTCCACGACGACATCGGGCGGCAAGTCGAAGACCGATCTGCGCGATCACGTCATCAAGGCCGGCCTGAACTATCGCTTCTGA